From Vigna radiata var. radiata cultivar VC1973A unplaced genomic scaffold, Vradiata_ver6 scaffold_215, whole genome shotgun sequence, the proteins below share one genomic window:
- the LOC106778185 gene encoding exocyst complex component SEC10b — MREPRDEASKPSKNSSSGTSFPLILDIEDFKGDFSFDELFGNLVGELLPAFKSEDAEGDGGDSQANGHRRVPSDAAKYSSQVVASPLFPEVEKLLSLFKDSCKELLELRKQIDGRLYNLKKEVSVQDSKHRKTLSELEKGVDGLFDSFARLDSRISSVGQTAAKIGDHLQSADAQRETASQTIELIKYLMEFNSSPGDLMELSPLFSDDSRVAEAASIAQKLRSFAEEDIGRHGIPVPSTMGNATASRGLEVAVANLQEYCNELENRLLSRFDAASQKRELTTMAECAKILSQFNRGTSAMQHYVATRPMFIDVEVMNADTKLVLGEQGAQGSPNNVARGLSSLYKEITDTVRKEAATITAVFPTPSEVMSILVQRVLEQRITALLDKLLEKPSLVNLPSMEEGGLLLYLRMLAVAYEKTRELARDLQAVGCGDLDVEGLTESLFSSHKDEYPEYEQASLRQLYKVKVEELRAESMQISDSSGSIGRAKGASVVCSQQQISVTVVTEFVRWNEEAISRCNLFASQPATLANNVKAVFTCLLDQVSQYIADGLERARDGLTEAANLRERFVLGTSVTRRVAAAAASAAEAAAAAGESSFRSFMIAVQRSGSSVAIIQQYFSNSISRLLLPVDGAHAAACEEMATAMSSAEAAAYKGLQQCIETVMAEVERLLSAEQKATDYRSPDDGMAPDHRATSACTRVVAYLSRVLESAFTALEGLNKQAFLTELGNRLHKVLLNHWQKYTFNPSGGLRLKRDITEYGDFLRSFNAPSVDEKFELLGILANVFIVAPESLSTLFEGTPSIRKDAQRFIQLRDDYKAAKLASKLSSLFS; from the exons ATGAGAGAGCCTAGAGATGAAGCCAGCAAGCCCTCCAAAAACTCATCGTCGGGTACCTCCTTCCCTCTCATTCTCGACATCGAAGATTTCAAG GGAGACTTCTCGTTTGACGAGTTGTTCGGGAACCTCGTGGGCGAGCTTCTTCCGGCGTTCAAATCGGAGGATGCGGAAGGGGACGGCGGTGATTCCCAGGCGAACGGGCATCGCCGAGTGCCGTCCGATGCGGCCAAGTACTCCTCGCAGGTAGTTGCGAGTCCGTTGTTCCCTGAGGTTGAGAAGCTCTTGTCGCTGTTCAAGGATTCTTGCAAGGAGCTGCTTGAGCTTCGTAAACAG ATTGATGGGAGACTCTACAATCTTAAGAAAGAAGTCTCAGTTCAAGACTCTAAGCATCGAAAGACACTTTCTGAG cTAGAGAAAGGTGTGGATGGATTGTTTGATAGCTTTGCCAGGTTAGATTCGCGAATTTCAAGTGTTGGCCAGACAGCTGCAAAGATAGGTGATCATCTCCAG agTGCAGATGCTCAGCGAGAAACCGCCAGTCAAACAATTGAGTTGATAAAA TATTTAATGGAGTTCAACAGCAGCCCTGGTGATCTGATGGAGCTTTCACCTCTTTTTTCTGATGATAGCCGTGTTGCCGAGGCTGCTTCGATTGCCCAGAAATTAC GATCATTTGCTGAAGAAGATATTGGAAGACATGGAATACCTGTCCCATCAACTATGGGAAATGCAACTGCTAGCAGAGGATTAGAAGTTGCAGTTGCTAATTTGCAGGAATACTGCAatg AACTGGAGAATAGATTGCTCTCTCGGTTTGATGCAGCATCACAGAAAAGAGAATTGACCACCATGGCCGAGTGTGCCAAAATTTTGTCTCAG TTCAACAGGGGTACAAGTGCCATGCAACATTATGTGGCAACACGGCCaatgtttattgatgttgaaGTAATGAATGCAGACACTAAGCTGGTTCTAGGTGAACAGGGTGCTCAAGGGAGCCCTAATAATGTTGCTCGTGGGCTTTCCTCCTTGTACAAAGAAATCACAG ATACTGTTCGAAAAGAGGCTGCAACAATCACAGCTGTATTCCCCACACCAAGTGAAGTTATGTCAATTTTAGTTCAG CGAGTTTTAGAGCAGCGGATCACTGCCCTTTTGGACAAACTGTTAGAGAAGCCATCTCTTGTTAATTTACCTTCCATGGAGGAAGGTGGGCTCCTATTA TATCTTCGAATGCTGGCAGTAGCATATGAAAAGACCCGAGAACTAGCAAGAGATCTACAAGCTGTAGGATGTGGTGACTTGGATGTTGAGG GTCTAACCGAGTCCCTATTTTCAAGCCACAAGGATGAATATCCTGAATATGAGCAGGCATCTCTTAGGCAATTATATAAAGTGAAG GTGGAAGAATTGCGAGCCGAAAGTATGCAGATATCTGATTCATCTGGGTCAATTGGACGTGCAAAAGGAGCTTCAGTAGTTTGTTCTCAACAGCAAATATCTGTTACAGTTGTAACAGAGTTTGTGCGTTGGAATGAAGAAGCCATCTCAAGATGCAATCTATTTGCTTCCCAG CCTGCAACACTTGCAAACAATGTAAAAGCGGTCTTTACTTGCCTGCTAGACCAA GTTAGTCAATATATAGCAGATGGGCTTGAACGGGCTAGAGACGGCCTGACAGAGGCAGCTAATTTGAGGGAAAGATTTGTGCTGGGTACAAGTGTTACCCGTAGAGTGGCCGCTGCAGCTGCATCTGCT GCAGaggctgctgctgctgctggtGAAAGTAGTTTCAGATCTTTCATGATTGCTGTACAACGATCTGGAAGCAGTGTAGCTATTATTCAACAA TATTTTTCTAATTCTATTTCTCGGCTTTTGCTCCCTGTTGATGGGGCACATGCGGCTGCTTGTGAGGAAATGGCTACAGCAATGTCAAGTGCAGAGGCAGCTGCTTATAAAGGATTGCAACAATGCATTGAAACTGTCATGGCTGAG GTGGAGCGGTTGCTTTCAGCTGAACAAAAAGCTACAGATTATCGATCACCTGATGATGGAATGGCTCCTGACCACCGGGCAACTAGTGCCTGCACAAG AGTTGTTGCTTATCTTTCCCGTGTGCTGGAATCTGCATTTACTGCTCTAGAAGGCCTTAACAAACAAGCATTCCTGACTGAATTG GGGAATCGCCTGCACAAGGTGCTACTAAACCATTGGCAGAAGTATACTTTTAATCCAAG TGGGGGATTGCGACTGAAGCGTGACATTACTGAATATGGAGATTTTTTGCGTAGTTTCAATGCTCCTTCTGTTGATGAAAAGTTTGAATTGTTGGGCAT ACTGGCCAATGTATTTATTGTTGCTCCTGAGAGCCTTTCGACTTTGTTTGAGGGCACACCCAGCATACGGAAAGATGCACAAAG ATTTATTCAACTTCGGGATGACTACAAGGCTGCCAAGCTTGCGTCCAAACTGAGTTCCTTGTTTTCTTAA